The Mycolicibacterium cosmeticum sequence CGGTGGCTAGGTCTTGTCCGCGTTGCTGCGCGGGAAGCCGCCACCGGACGGGAACAGCGGGAACACCACGTCGTCGAGCTTCTCGGCGTCGCCGGAGGTCTTGTTGATGGTGCCGCCCCAGACGTTGCCGTCCGGGGACACCGCCAGCGCCCAGGCGTGCCCGTGCTGATCCTGGCGCACCACCTCGGGCTCGCCGGTCACCGCGCCGGTGTCCGGGGCCATCCGCACCGCGACCGTCTGCTTGGTGTTCACCAGGTTGACCAGCACGGCGCCGTCGAGCGCGGCGCAGCCGGCCACCCCGGGCTTGTCCGGCCAGCTCCACACCGTGGACACCTTGGAGTCCTTGCTGATCTTCTGCAGCCGGTCGGCCGTCGGGGTCCGGTCGGTGATGTAGAGCGACCCGTCGGCCGGGTCGGTGCACATCGAGCCCGCCGCACCCATCCCGGACAGCGCGGTGGTCGGCGGGGCCTGGTCGATGGTGGTCGGCTGCTCGATACGCAGCACCTTGCCCGCCAGCGAAGCCGGGTCGTTGGCCAGGGCCGGGTTGCCCGCATCCCCGGTCTGCACCACCAGCGTGGTCGGGCTGGTGAAGATCAGCGACCCGGCGTTACCGGTGGCGCCCTTCGGGATGCCGGTCAGCAGCGGCTTGGGCACGTCACCGTCGGCGATGCGGATCACCCGGTTGTCGGTCGGGGTGCTGATGTAGGCGTACATCAGCCGGTCCTGCGAGTAGGTGGGGGACAGCACGATGTCCAGCAGGCCGCCGTCACCGGACGGGTCGACCGGGATGACCACCTTCACCGTCGGCTCGGCCTTGGTCGAGACGTTCTTCACCGCGCCCGTCGTGCGCTCGGCGACCAGCGCCGACTGGCTGTCCGGGAGCATGATCAAGCCGCTGGTGCTCTCCAGGCAGCCCTGCATGACGCCGGGGGCCGGGCATGCCTTGGGGAAGGGCGTGCCGGGCAGCGGCGGGGGCGGCGGTGGTGACGACGAGGGCGGGGCCTCCATCTGCGGTTCGGTGGTGAACGGTTGCGACTG is a genomic window containing:
- a CDS encoding PQQ-dependent sugar dehydrogenase is translated as MREGGPTLTALRSAAVLCAVMVVGAGCARFDDAQSQPFTTEPQMEAPPSSSPPPPPPLPGTPFPKACPAPGVMQGCLESTSGLIMLPDSQSALVAERTTGAVKNVSTKAEPTVKVVIPVDPSGDGGLLDIVLSPTYSQDRLMYAYISTPTDNRVIRIADGDVPKPLLTGIPKGATGNAGSLIFTSPTTLVVQTGDAGNPALANDPASLAGKVLRIEQPTTIDQAPPTTALSGMGAAGSMCTDPADGSLYITDRTPTADRLQKISKDSKVSTVWSWPDKPGVAGCAALDGAVLVNLVNTKQTVAVRMAPDTGAVTGEPEVVRQDQHGHAWALAVSPDGNVWGGTINKTSGDAEKLDDVVFPLFPSGGGFPRSNADKT